CACTTGCCAAATGCTTGTGAAAAACAAAGATGAATAGATTCATATTAGAGAAGGAAGTCCAACAATTCATTAAGGCTAACCGTGAGAGATCGCCGACGGAGATCGCCTTGAAGAAAAGCCCTTTTTTCCAATGTGAGCTCAGCAGAATTAGCCTCCCAAATCGATGGCTGGCAGCGCAGTGTCAAAAAATTACCTACCTGGGCATACAGTGAAGGCATTTATTATCCTGATAAAATCAATTTGGAGCAGTGTTCTTCGGAACATACCGCCCTCATCAAGCAAACTCTAATTTCAAAAGGCAGCCGTGTCATTGATCTTACAGGCGGGTTTTCAGTGGACAGCTGCTACCTAGCTCAAGAGGCAGATGAAGTTATACATTGTGAACTTAACGAGAAGCTATCTGAGATCGTTGCCTATAATGCAACAATCCTACGTGTACCTAATTTGATTTGTA
The Sphingobacterium daejeonense genome window above contains:
- a CDS encoding class I SAM-dependent methyltransferase, with protein sequence MSSAELASQIDGWQRSVKKLPTWAYSEGIYYPDKINLEQCSSEHTALIKQTLISKGSRVIDLTGGFSVDSCYLAQEADEVIHCELNEKLSEIVAYNATILRVPNLICKATDGIKFLEESEDNSFDYIYVDPSRRINQGKVFLLEDCEPNIVANQDLFFQEGKICNQ